The following proteins come from a genomic window of Sardina pilchardus chromosome 1, fSarPil1.1, whole genome shotgun sequence:
- the LOC134077058 gene encoding piggyBac transposable element-derived protein 4-like: MGLVNKSEIEDYWAEFWPTHTPGFGKVMSRNRFEIILSFFHFANNDDTVERGQPGYDRLFKVRPIIDLIIPRFSAVYGPHRELSLDEMTIAFKGKSTLKLYNPNKPDKYGFKAFVLSEAKSGYVLEWSLYTGQHGDEATDLGATHLLVQQLMAPHIGKGHELYMDSYYTSPSVADELANSDTGLCGTVSSQRRGMPKAMRKTELPLARGDDPVFMRHGKMLACAWHDIKRFHLLSTLHGNSCVRKRIRTKNTDSGFRDINKPVCVDRYNSFMGGVDTADQRMKTYLFPHRSKKWYNRIVNAILSISMVNAHIIYCSMTAGPRKSLKAFVQDVITSLLEGFSKRETKTRGRPSAEGGERPQRLTERHWLHAADDRPDCAVCSDRSRPKGRRQTQYRCKQCGVGLCAVPCNERFHTLTNYKQCHLDG, translated from the coding sequence ATGGGGTTGGTAAATAAATCAGAGATTGAGGACTATTGGGCAGAATTTTGGCCAACTCATACACCTGGATTTGGGAAAGTGATGAGTAGGAACAGATTTGAAatcattctgtcttttttccactTTGCTAATAATGATGACACTGTTGAGAGGGGCCAGCCAGGTTATGATAGGCTGTTCAAGGTGCGCCCAATCATTGACCTCATCATCCCACGCTTCTCTGCTGTATATGGCCCTCACAGAGAACTGTCATTGGATGAGATGACCATAGCTTTCAAGGGAAAGTCCACCTTGAAGCTGTACAATCCAAACAAGCCTGACAAATATGGTTTCAAGGCATTTGTTTTGAGCGAGGCCAAGTCTGGTTATGTTCTGGAGTGGTCCCTGTACACTGGACAGCATGGTGATGAGGCCACTGATTTAGGTGCCACCCATCTTTTAGTTCAGCAGCTGATGGCCCCGCACATAGGGAAAGGGCATGAGCTATACATGGATAGCTACTACACATCACCATCTGTAGCAGATGAGTTGGCCAATAGTGACACTGGCTTGTGTGGGACAGTCAGTAGCCAAAGGCGAGGTATGCCAAAGGCTATGAGAAAAACTGAGTTGCCCTTGGCCAGAGGAGATGACCCAGTCTTTATGAGGCATGGCAAAATGTTGGCGTGTGCGTGGCATGACATAAAGCGCTTCCATTTGCTGTCCACGCTTCATGGGAACTCGTGTGTCCGAAAACGGATCAGGaccaaaaacacagacagtggCTTTAGGGACATAaataaacctgtgtgtgtggataggtaCAATTCGTTCATGGGGGGGGTAGACACTGCTGATCAGAGGATGAAAACCTACCTCTTTCCACATAGGTCAAAGAAATGGTACAACCGCATAGTCAACGCGATCCTCAGCATAAGCATGGTCAATGCTCATATCATTTACTGCAGCATGACCGCCGGTCCACGCAAGTCACTGAAGGCCTTTGTGCAGGATGTCATCACTTCTCTGCTTGAGGGCTTCTCAAAGAGAGAAACCAAAACACGGGGAAGGCCTTCagcagaggggggagaaaggccACAGAGGCTTACAGAGCGCCACTGGCTCCATGCTGCTGACGATCGTCCAGACTGTGCCGTTTGCTCTGACCGTAGCCGCCCTAAAGGTCGTCGCCAGACTCAGTACAGGTGCAAACAATGTGGGGTAGGCCTGTGTGCTGTGCCATGCAATGAGAGGTTCCACACTCTGACCAACTACAAACAGTGTCATCTGGATGGCTAG